GATGCATCGAAAACGCCATCGTTAATGCTACAACGTGAACCGGTGATCAAAGGTAAGGTACCAGCTAACTGGCATATCGTACCTACATTTTCCGGAACCGGTGCCAGCGTTCAGTTAGATGGAGACATCAGCCTGTATGGAGGTGGTGAAGTAACAGGACCATTGCTGAGAAACGGGCAAACTATCAAACTCTGGAATACTGACAACGGCGCTTATGGTACTGATAGTGGTAAAAGACTGTATCAGACGCACCCATGGGTGATCGGTGTAAGAAAGAATGGTACCGCCTTCGGGATCTTGTTTGAAAGTCAGTGGAAATCTACATTGACCACCAATTCCGACAAGGTATCATTTAATACAGAAGGAGGTACGCCTTTCCGGGTATTTGTCATCGACCGCTCCTCTCCACAGGAAGTAGTGAAAGGACTCGCGGAACTGACAGGTACCATGGAAATGCCACCCAGATGGGCCCTGGGATATCAGCAATGCAGGTTCTCTTATCTCTCAGCACAACGTGTAAAGGAAATTGCCGACACCTTCCGTCTCAAACAGATTCCATGTGATGTGATCTGGATGGATATAGATTATATGGATGGTTTCAGGGTCTTTACCTTTAATAAAAACACTTTCCCAAATCCGAAGCAGCTGAATGCTGATCTGCATGCAAAGAACTTCCGTTCCGTATTCATGATCGATCCGGGCGTAAAAGCAGATCCATCCTACGGGGTGTATCAGTCAGGTACGGCAAAGGATGTGTGGGTGAAAGATACCGCTGGTAAGGAATATCATGGCAAGGTATGGCCGGGTGATTGCGCTTTTCCTGACTTTACTATTCCCCGTACAAGGCAATGGTGGTCCGGTTTGTATCGCAACTTCATGGCCAATGGTATAGACGGGATCTGGAATGATATGAATGAACCGGCGGTAATGGATGGAAACCTGGGTACAATGCCTTTCAATACGCCTCACCGCGGTGGTGGCGGATTACCGGCTGGACCACACCTCCTGTATCACAATGCTTATGGCAGACTGATGGTACAGGCAACCCGCGAAGGGGTGATGGCAGCGAATCCTGACAAACGACCTTTCATTCTCACAAGAGCGAACCTGCTGGGTGGACAGCGCTTTGCAGCTACCTGGACCGGCGATAACCTGGCAGCAGCACCATTTATGAAAGTATCTGTGCCCATGTCCATTACACTGGGTTTATCAGGCCAGCCATTTAGCGGACCGGATATCGGAGGTTTCTTAGAGAATACATCCGGTGAACTCTGGGCCGACTGGATTGGATTTGGAAACCTCTTACCATTTGCAAGAGGTCACGCCTGCGCAGGTACGAACAATAAGGAGCCATGGGCATTTGGGGCAGAGATCGAAAAAACTTCCCGCATTGCCCTGGAACGCAGGTATCGCTTACTGCCATATCTCTATACCTTGTTTTACAAAGCACACCAGACCGGATTACCGGTTATGGAACCAGTCTTCTTCAATGATCCTGCAGACAGCAGGCTGAGAGCCGAAGACCAGGCATTCCTGCTGGGTGATGACCTGCTGGTGATTCCTTCTTTTGCCCAAAACCCTGCATTGCCCAAAGGAACCTGGGAACAATTGCAGCTGGTGGATGGCGATAGCCAGGATGCACACCAGGCAAGGTTGATGCTCAAAGGTGGAAGTATTATTCCTGTAGGTAAAACGATCCAGTATACCAACGATAATTCCCTGGATGAACTGACCTTGTATATTTGCCTGGATAATGCAGGTAAAGCAAGCGGAGAATTATACTGGGATGCCGGTGAAGGATGGGCCTTTAAAAAAGGGATGTATAGCCAGCTGAAGTTCCAGGCAAAAGAAGAGAAAGGCGTGACGAAAATCAGCCTCGCCTCACGGAATGGGCAATACGAAATAGACAAAGACATCCATACCGTAAAAGCTATCGTATTGAAGAATGGACAAAGATATGAAGGAACGATACAGCTGAAAGGCGGAGAAATCAAAACAGGTAATTAATGCGTATAAAGGCATCGACAATAGTCGGTGCCTTTTTTTTAATACCTGGTGCCCCACTCATTACTATTGCCAACACTGTCTTCTTGTATTGAAGCTGCTCAAAATTAATTCGTCAATATTATTGATGACATTTTTTATACAAAATTTGTTTTTTATAAAATTAAATACATATCTTTGCAATCCCAACGAAAAAACAAGGGTTTCTTTCGAAGGAAAATAAAGTTCTTATATACAAGCGGAAGTAGCTCATTTGGTAGAGCACGACCTTGCCAAGGTCGGGGTGGCCGGTTCGAGCCCGGTTTTCCGCTCACAGAAAAAAAGCCTGATAAGAATACTTATCAGGCTTTTTTTATACCTTTTTCAATCGTGTCAAACGACCATAGTCTGATTCTTTAAAACGGGGCCTTATTAGGACTATAATAATATTAATGTATTTTTACATTCGTTTTTATATCCTATATCCCTATGCTTAAAATAAAAGAGAACGAAACACCGCTGTCAGAAGAGGCAATTGTCAAAATCAAAGAATACCGTTACGATTTCCTGAAATTCTTCCTGGGCACCTTCATCATTGGCGTAGCCGGTATTATCACCACCTGTATTTATAAAGGCTACGAGCTCAAAATCGCTTCCCGTCAAACGGAGAACCAATACCTGAACTCCTACATCACACAATACAATAACCTGTATACCTCCGATTCGCTCGGCAAATATGACAAGATCGCCGAGATGTTCGAAGTACTGTCTATCGCCACAACTGACGCTGATATGCAAATGAGATGGGATTCTCTCAGGCGTTATTTCCAGGGTAAGATCCAGGTGATCACTGATTCCATCGGCCGGTACAAAGATTCCGTATCAGTGGTTTCTATCAAAGTAGACAGTTTCAAACAGGCGCAGCAAGACCTGGAAGTTAAGATCAGTACACTCGCTAAAGCAAACCCTGATGGTAATGCCGCAAAGATTGAGAAACTACAGGTGCAACAGGAACAGCTGAGAGATAGCGTATCTACGAGACAACTACAACTGAACAGGTTCGCCAGCATCAAACTGAATGCAGAAAAGTATGCAATAGAGCGCATGATCCATCCACCTACCAGCTTACCAGCTCCTGAAAAGAATTATGAAATTGTATATGACCTGGACCGGTATACTGCCTTAGGGAATACCAGTGAAATCATAGAAGGTATTGCTGTAAGGGTGAATAGCATCAATGAACAAACAGGTGCAGTTTCGCTGACCATTGACAGGAATGATCATAATGCACAAACAATGGAATTAAAAGCCGGTGCCAGTACACCAATGCTGACATTCGGAGACGATTCCTTCCAGGTGAAAGTAACGATGAAAAGTTGTGAGGCACACATTATGCCGGGCAAGAAAGTAGCCAAGTACCAGATTATTGTGCAAAAACTGAGAGCATAAAAAATGAACTTGTATCAATAAAATCACCCGGGGTTAATTCGAGGGGCTGACCTGCCCGCTCCGCTCTGATTCAATCCGCAATTCAATTGGCTGCCCTCTCCAAATAATTGGCTCATCTGGGATCAGGCATCCCATATCATTTAATGTATACTTCATAATCTTCTAAAATGACTCCATTAACCTGGCGGCTTATGGATATATGCAATCTATGTACCCCAGGATCAACAAGTTTAAGTTATTCCCCAGGTCAAAAATTTTTCTTAATTTAATACAAATTAACCTCAATGAGTATTAGAACACGTTTATTCTCCCAGATAAACAATGAAATACTTTCATTGGAACAGGTGCTGCATACCATCCGTGCTATCCGGCCGGAAGACGTCAGGTATTTTAACGATGGCTGTTTTGCCACCCTGCACCACAAACTGTTCATCACCTGCAAAGAGCAGGATCCCGAAAATATTTCATTCCGCTACGACGACAACTCCGGGGAAGCCTGGTTTGGGGTCACCAAACCAAATACCTCCATCCTCACCGATGCAGGCGATGAATACCACGTTCCCCTCTTTTCATTTGTATCCCGTGAAAAAGCAATGCAAATTATCACCGAGTTCTTTAACAACCCGGCCCAAAAACCACCTTCGATCCTCTGGGAGCCGGCTGAACAGTTCGAGTGGCCTTACTCCTTGTAGTTTCCCTCCATTTTATTGTATAATCTATTGTTAATGAATTTGTGGCATCCTATATGCTGCCAATTCCCCAAATAGGAATTATGGAATCACATGCCGTTAAGATCATCGACATCCTCGATGTGCCCCACAATGTAAAATGCCTTAGGCAGGAAAAACCTGGTGGATACAGCTTCGTTCCCGGACAAGCTACTTTCTATTCCCGGCTGGGAAAAAGAACGGCACCCTTTCTTACCAACCCGTAGATAAACTACACATACACTTACTCACAATTAATTATTTTTATGACTGACACTTCAGCAACAGTAAAGTCTACCTCAATAGACGATCTCTCTGTCAATACCATTCGCTTTTTGTCTATCGATGCCGTACAAAAAGCCAATTCCGGCCACCCCGGTTTACCATTAGGCGCAGCACCCATGGCATATGTGTTATTCAACCGTATCATGCGCTACAATTCCAGCGATCCGAAATGGTTTAACCGCGATAGATTCGTATTATCTGCAGGGCACGGTTCTGCATTATTATACAGCATGCTTCACCTCACAGGTTATGACCTCTCCCTGGAAGATCTGAAACAATTCAGGCAACTTCATTCCAGGACGCCCGGGCATCCTGAAAGTATGTTTACCCCAGGGGTAGAAGTAACCACTGGTCCATTAGGCCAGGGTCTTGGCAATGCAATCGGTATTGCATTGGCCGAAGCACATCTGGCAGCTAAATATAACCGGCCTGGTCATAATGTAGTAGACCACTTCACGTATGTTATTGCCAGTGATGGCGACATGATGGAGGGTGTTGCTTCAGAAGCCTCTTCCCTCGCCGGTCACCTGAAACTAGGTAAACTCATATGCCTGTATGATGATAACAAGATTTCACTGGATGGCCCTACCAGCCTCGCCTTTACAGAAGATGTACTAAAGAGGTATGAAGCCTACGACTGGCATGTACAGATTGTGGAAGACGGAAATGACCTGGATGGCATCGAAGCCGCTGTAAAAAAGGCACAGGCAGTAACTGACAAACCTTCGATCATTGCAGTACGTACCATTATTGGTTATGGTAGTCCGCTGGCTGATTCCAATAAAGTACATGGTAGTGCCATGGGCGAAGAAAATGTGCGCAAGACAAAAGAATTTTATGGTGCAGACCCTGATAAACAATTCTACGTGCCTGCAGCAGTAAAAGAACACATGCTGCTCCGCACAAAAGAAGGTGCCAAATTACAAGAGGAATGGAACCAGCTGTTTGATGCCTATAAAGCAGCTTTCCCTGCCGAAGGAAAAGAACTGGCACTCAGCGCTCATGATGAATTGCCGGAAGGATGGCAAAAGAGCCTGCCGGTATTTACACCGGCAGATGGTGCGCTGGCTACCCGCCAGGCTCATGGTAAAGCCCTGCTGGCTTTAAAAAAAGCAATTCCTTACATATTTGGAGGCAGTGCAGACCTTGCTTCTTCCAATGATATGCCTTTGGATGCCAAACTGAGTTTCCAGCCGGATCATTATGAAGAAACAAATATCTGGTTCGGAGTGCGGGAACATGGTATGGGCGCTATCCTGAATGGCATGGCAGCACACAAAGGGGTGCGTGTGTACGGTGGTACTTTCCTCACCTTCTCTGATTATATGAAAGGGTCCATTCGCCTGGCTGCACTTACAAAGGCACCAGTGACTTATATTTTCACACACGATAGTGTAGGCCTTGGTGAAGATGGCCCTACGCACCAGCCCATAGAACAGGTAACTGCACTGCGCATCGTGCCTAACCTGGTAACGATCCGTCCTGCAGATGCCAATGAAACCGTGCAGGCATGGCGGCTGGCACTGGAACGAAAAAAAGGACCGGTAGCCCTGATCTTAAGCCGCCAGAAATTGCCGGTGCTGGATCAGTCAAAATTTCCTTCTGCCGAAAACGTAGCCAAAGGTGCTTATGTGCTGCAGGATAAGGGGGAGGAATTGCAATTGATCCTCATCGCTACAGGTTCTGAAGTATCACTGGCACTGGCTGCACAGGAGCAGTTAAGTAAAGATGGTATTTCCAGCAGGGTGGTGAGCATGCCATCATGGGAACTGTTTGAAGAACAGGATGCGGCTTACAAAGAAAGTGTACTGCCGAAGAAACTGGTAAAAAGACTATCTATCGAAGCCCTCACCCCTATTGGATGGGATAGGTATGTGGGTCCGGAAGGAAAGGTGCTTGGCCTGAATCGCTTTGGTGAATCCGGACCGGGAGAAGAAGTGCTGAAAGCGTTAGGATTCTCTGTAGAGAATGTAGTGGCTGAGGCAAAGAAACTGATCGGTTAATGGCAAGCATATAAAAAAAGGGAAGGCTGCTGAACGTAGGCCTTCCCTTAATTTTTTATCAAAAAAAAACGCCACTACCTTGAAAGGTAGCGGCGGTTCATTTTATCAACCAAAATCAAAATCAAAAATTTATATCTAGTACTTTTGATCTACGTTTCTCTCATCCACACTGATCCCCTCACTCATCCATCTTGGCATAGGCTTCTTCTTTAAATAATGGTCAAAGAAACCCTGCAGCCGGATCGTGAAATCCTTCTGTGCCGGCAAATCCTCCAGTGTATGATTACCACCTTTATAGTTCAGTAACCACGCTGGACGCCGTAATCTACGCATACTTAGGAATAAATCTAGCCCGTGTGAGAAAGGCACCGCTCCATCCTTGTCGTTATGGAAGATCATTATTGGTGTATGTATCTTATCCGCATTAAATATAGCCGAGTTATTCACGTATCCCTCCTTATCTTCCCAGAGGGTTTTACCCATACGGTACTGCTCGGACTCAAACTTAAACAAACTGGGTGCTCCGTTCTGCCTCATCGCCGTATAGTTATAAGTCATATTCACTACACCCGCTCCAATATTGGCACATTTGAATACATCCGTTCTGGTTACCAGGTAAGATGCCTCATATCCACCAAAGCTATGACCTTGTAAACCAACCGCTTCTTTATCTGCAATACCCTTGTCAATGAGGTATTTAACTCCACTCACGACGCAATTGTACACACTTTCTCCGGGTTTTCCAATGATATAATGCACGTCAGGACGAAATACTAAATAGCCATTGCTGACATAAGTACTGATATTAATCGTACTCGTACTGTATTCAGGTACTATATAATCGTGAAGGTCCTGAGAATGAGTCTCATAGAAATCAACAATCATCGGATATGTCTTCGTCGAATCATAACCTTCCGGCAGGAAAAGCAAACCTTCGTCATCTTTTCCGTCAAAAGTTTTCCATTTTACCACCTTTGCAGTACCCCAGTTAAAATCTTTTTGCTGAGGATTGCAATCCGTCAGTTGCTTTGATTTTTTGAACTCCATATCACCATACCATACATCCGGGCTGATCTGGTAGCTCTGCTTTGAAAAGATACAGGAATGCCCATCCCCTGCTATTGAATGGATTCTCACATCGTAATCAGGATTGTCTGCCAGCTTTTCTACTTTCGCCAGTGACTGTAACCTGTACAAACCATGTGATTTTGTCTCTTCATTGAAGCTACGCAGCAGGATAGGTTTAGAAAGATCTATGTTCTCCATGTATTCCACCCCGTTCAGGCGCAGTACCACTTTATGCTGACGGCCATACTGCCCGGTCAGGGAATAAGGTTTACGCTGACCTGCCAGGTCCACGGCCCACATATCGTAACGGTCATAGAGTACGATGGTATTACCACCGTCAATATACCCTACCAGGCCATAGGCTGGATTACGTCCCGGCTGATCCCACTCTTCATCATTTACCGGGAAACCAATCTGATCAGAGATGTTAATGAAATTACCTGTACCCAGATCGATCTTTTCCCAGATCTTCTTTTGTGTATCGTAATAAATGGCAAACTTACCATTCGGGCTCCAGCTCGGATTTTCATAACTATCCTTTGCTATCAGTTTCCTTTCACCCGTATGTACATTCACCAGGTAAATGTCCACATTATTGTTATAACGATAGTCTACATCTATTTTATAAGGTGCCGGATCCAGTGAAATAACATAGTCAAATGACTCGCAGGATGGTGCCAATACCATACCTGACATTTCAGGTGCCACTTCTACTACCGTTTTCGTATCTACGTTGTAGATGAACTTTGCCTGGTTCATCATGTTCTTGTCGTATACACCTTTGCGTTGCAGTTTTTGAGTCACCGGCTCATTCCATGTCCACAATTCCAGCGTGAAATCAGGATTCTGTACAGGTCGACGCATCGCTGGTTTTTCGCTACGCGAAACATCCAGTACGAATTGTTTGGTACCTGCCGTGATCATGTTCGCCTGTTCGTTTACCTTATAACCTGCAGGTGCTTTCACATCCCTGTAGTCGAATACAAAGCTTACCTTCCCGGTCTTTAAAGAGAAATAGTACACTTTCCTGTCGGATAAGATGGTACCTGCACGCTTCTCCATGTTAAAGTTAAAATCATCGATCGGACCGGAAAACAGTACTGTGTGCTTTCCTTTTAAAGGGCCGGTGAACAGTTGATTGTCCCTGATGTAAATAACATTGCCATCAAAGAAACTGCACCTGCTTACATCGTTCAGTACCACGCTGTCACCGGTATTGATATCTAACACTACCTGTTTCTTGCCTTCGGTGTAGCCCAGGGTTGTGCTGTTATCATTGCCAATAAAATAACTGCTGCGGGTCCAGGCTTCTTCATGTCCGTCTTTCAGGCGTCTCAGTATGGTAGAATCATTCCTGGTGAACTTTATCCATTTTCCCTTACCTAAGAACTCCGGGCTGTTCATCTTTTCAAATGCACTGGTTTTACCGCTAGCGGTATTCACCAGGTATTGTAAATGGCTATCCTCTTGACTATAACGGTAAAGCATCCACTGACCGTCGTAAGATAAAGATGGTGTGCCAATCCTTTTCCATTCGCTATACGCTGTGGTATCGATCGTTTTCTTCTGAGCAACTGCTACCTGCATTCCCAGCAGCGCTACCAGCATTAATTTCCCTTTCATCAATTTTCATTTTTTAACAGGTCAATTACGTATGTCAGTTCATCTACCAGTTTGCTGGCACTACCTCCGTAACCTTCTGAACTCCAGCGAATCACGCCGTTCTTAACGATGATTTTACGAGGTATACCAGATGATTTAAAAATAGGGGAAATAGTTCTGAATACCTTGTCCTGCGTTCCCTTGTTCGAGATATCATCCAGTAACACGTTAAAGCGGTAACCTGATTTGCTGATATAGCTTTTAATATCTTCTTTATACTTGTCACTTGCAGCCTGTGTTGCAATGAAATAAAATGCAATATTTTTATCTTTCGCATATTTATCGACTACCATCTGCATACCAGGGAAAGCGGCTTTACAAGGCGTACACCAGGTAGCCCAGAAGTCGATCACTACGATTTTATCTTTAAAGTCAGCGCTGTTCACTACTTTGCCAGCCAGATCTTTCAGTTTGAACGGCGTATATTTCACATTCATCAGGCCAGCTCTTACTTCAGCTCTGAATTTTTCCATATCTGCTGCAGGTTTCAGGCCTTCCATGTAAGCATCGAAGCCATCTTCCTTACCATTCTTAGCTACATATTCTTTCTTCAGTCTTTCAATCATTGCCGGAGTAGCAGCATTTTTACTTACACCTGTTTCCAATACAGCATCTACCTGTGCTCCATTTCCGGTATGCTCGAGGATGTCGATATGTGCATCGTTCAGTTTTGCACTGGTATACAGGAACTCAGGAGAGATCATACGGATGTAGGTCAGTGCTTCATCATAACGACCCATTTTATCCAGCAGGCGTGCATGCATACCCAGTTTCTTATCCATCTGGGTCTGGGCAAATTCATCTGCCTGTTGCGGAGTGAAACGCAGGGCTTCGTTGTAAGAACCATCATGTACTTTGGTGAGTGCTTCGGTGATGATGGCTTTACCTAATGGATATACGCTATCCAGTGGCATGCTGTTCATCATAAGATGACGCTCTACATTCCAGCGATAGACTTCTACCAGGGTGGCAAAGTCCATTTGTGGCAACAGGGCCATCAGCTGATTGATCTTAGCTGCTGCTACATAACCTGTAGCCAGTTCCCTGAAGGTAGTGTAGTACATAAAACGCTGGTCAGCACTGGAATCCTTTTGCATGTCAGCAATAGGAAAATCCTTCAGGAATTTATCCAGTTTGGCCAGCTTCTCATCGTTGTCCTTGTTGTTGACTGCCTCATTAAATTCCAGCTGGCGTGCCATCTGACCATGTGGATACTTAGCCAGGATGACTGCCTTTACAGAATCCGCCTTGCGCTCGTCTTTCAGGTCGATTTTGAAAGCGCTGTAGATCTGAGCATAGTTCGATTCATCGATGTTAGGCAATCCAGCCAGGCGCACCAGGTTTCTTTCAATCTTCTCATTGTATTCATCGCCCAGTGTCAGCTTCAGCATATCTTTATAAACGCCGAAATAATAAGGCATATTCTGACCATAGTTCTTCATTTCCTTTCGGATCCACATTTCCAATGCCTCATCGCCGATATTAAATTTCTCGAAGTATCCCTGCGGTGCATGACCGAAGGATGGTTTACGGAAGGTGCCCCATGCCAGTGCGCCACCAGGCAGTGCCATTCCCTGTTTATTGAGTGTGGTTTCTACGAACCCTAAATCATTATTGTTGTCATATGCGGCGATCTGCCCATCCTGTTCTACGTAGAATTTGAAAGCTACGAACGCGCAGTTCTCAGGCACATAATACTTTGCATCATAAACGCCATTGTGTAACTGCAGGTTCACATCATCAAGCCCCCATTTGTAGTTGTTGAAGGTGTATACCATACCGCGGATATGATCCTTTCCTGCCAGCGGACCACCAGCGGGATTGTAATGAATGGTCAGGGTATCGCCAGCTACGGGCACACCACTTTTTTGTAACCTGCTGCTATCTGCCTGGCTAAAGCCAACAGCTGGCACTGCCAGCATCATAGCCAGTGCACTGATCCATGTATACTTCATTTGTTGGGTTGTTTTTAAGGCGTACCGGAGAGAGCTATGACACTCCCCCCGGGCTACACCTTATTATGGTTGGTTATTGTTACTCTGGATTTTGTTGAATTTCTGGATTTAACAGAATATACTTGTTGGCAATCGGGAAGACATAACGATTGCTGTTTGGCAGTAAAGTAGTGGTAACACCTTTGAAATCGCGGGTGATTGTCACCTGGTACGCTGCATCTTTATTCAGTCGTTTCTGATCAAACCATCTGAGACCTGTACCGAAGAACTCTCTTCTTCTTTCTGCGATCACGAGTTGCATCGCTTCTGCACCGGTAGATGCAGCAAGCGCCGTATAATCAGTAGCCGC
This window of the Chitinophaga sancti genome carries:
- a CDS encoding TIM-barrel domain-containing protein; translation: MLQREPVIKGKVPANWHIVPTFSGTGASVQLDGDISLYGGGEVTGPLLRNGQTIKLWNTDNGAYGTDSGKRLYQTHPWVIGVRKNGTAFGILFESQWKSTLTTNSDKVSFNTEGGTPFRVFVIDRSSPQEVVKGLAELTGTMEMPPRWALGYQQCRFSYLSAQRVKEIADTFRLKQIPCDVIWMDIDYMDGFRVFTFNKNTFPNPKQLNADLHAKNFRSVFMIDPGVKADPSYGVYQSGTAKDVWVKDTAGKEYHGKVWPGDCAFPDFTIPRTRQWWSGLYRNFMANGIDGIWNDMNEPAVMDGNLGTMPFNTPHRGGGGLPAGPHLLYHNAYGRLMVQATREGVMAANPDKRPFILTRANLLGGQRFAATWTGDNLAAAPFMKVSVPMSITLGLSGQPFSGPDIGGFLENTSGELWADWIGFGNLLPFARGHACAGTNNKEPWAFGAEIEKTSRIALERRYRLLPYLYTLFYKAHQTGLPVMEPVFFNDPADSRLRAEDQAFLLGDDLLVIPSFAQNPALPKGTWEQLQLVDGDSQDAHQARLMLKGGSIIPVGKTIQYTNDNSLDELTLYICLDNAGKASGELYWDAGEGWAFKKGMYSQLKFQAKEEKGVTKISLASRNGQYEIDKDIHTVKAIVLKNGQRYEGTIQLKGGEIKTGN
- the tkt gene encoding transketolase; this translates as MTDTSATVKSTSIDDLSVNTIRFLSIDAVQKANSGHPGLPLGAAPMAYVLFNRIMRYNSSDPKWFNRDRFVLSAGHGSALLYSMLHLTGYDLSLEDLKQFRQLHSRTPGHPESMFTPGVEVTTGPLGQGLGNAIGIALAEAHLAAKYNRPGHNVVDHFTYVIASDGDMMEGVASEASSLAGHLKLGKLICLYDDNKISLDGPTSLAFTEDVLKRYEAYDWHVQIVEDGNDLDGIEAAVKKAQAVTDKPSIIAVRTIIGYGSPLADSNKVHGSAMGEENVRKTKEFYGADPDKQFYVPAAVKEHMLLRTKEGAKLQEEWNQLFDAYKAAFPAEGKELALSAHDELPEGWQKSLPVFTPADGALATRQAHGKALLALKKAIPYIFGGSADLASSNDMPLDAKLSFQPDHYEETNIWFGVREHGMGAILNGMAAHKGVRVYGGTFLTFSDYMKGSIRLAALTKAPVTYIFTHDSVGLGEDGPTHQPIEQVTALRIVPNLVTIRPADANETVQAWRLALERKKGPVALILSRQKLPVLDQSKFPSAENVAKGAYVLQDKGEELQLILIATGSEVSLALAAQEQLSKDGISSRVVSMPSWELFEEQDAAYKESVLPKKLVKRLSIEALTPIGWDRYVGPEGKVLGLNRFGESGPGEEVLKALGFSVENVVAEAKKLIG
- a CDS encoding S9 family peptidase translates to MKGKLMLVALLGMQVAVAQKKTIDTTAYSEWKRIGTPSLSYDGQWMLYRYSQEDSHLQYLVNTASGKTSAFEKMNSPEFLGKGKWIKFTRNDSTILRRLKDGHEEAWTRSSYFIGNDNSTTLGYTEGKKQVVLDINTGDSVVLNDVSRCSFFDGNVIYIRDNQLFTGPLKGKHTVLFSGPIDDFNFNMEKRAGTILSDRKVYYFSLKTGKVSFVFDYRDVKAPAGYKVNEQANMITAGTKQFVLDVSRSEKPAMRRPVQNPDFTLELWTWNEPVTQKLQRKGVYDKNMMNQAKFIYNVDTKTVVEVAPEMSGMVLAPSCESFDYVISLDPAPYKIDVDYRYNNNVDIYLVNVHTGERKLIAKDSYENPSWSPNGKFAIYYDTQKKIWEKIDLGTGNFINISDQIGFPVNDEEWDQPGRNPAYGLVGYIDGGNTIVLYDRYDMWAVDLAGQRKPYSLTGQYGRQHKVVLRLNGVEYMENIDLSKPILLRSFNEETKSHGLYRLQSLAKVEKLADNPDYDVRIHSIAGDGHSCIFSKQSYQISPDVWYGDMEFKKSKQLTDCNPQQKDFNWGTAKVVKWKTFDGKDDEGLLFLPEGYDSTKTYPMIVDFYETHSQDLHDYIVPEYSTSTINISTYVSNGYLVFRPDVHYIIGKPGESVYNCVVSGVKYLIDKGIADKEAVGLQGHSFGGYEASYLVTRTDVFKCANIGAGVVNMTYNYTAMRQNGAPSLFKFESEQYRMGKTLWEDKEGYVNNSAIFNADKIHTPIMIFHNDKDGAVPFSHGLDLFLSMRRLRRPAWLLNYKGGNHTLEDLPAQKDFTIRLQGFFDHYLKKKPMPRWMSEGISVDERNVDQKY
- a CDS encoding TlpA family protein disulfide reductase, whose protein sequence is MKYTWISALAMMLAVPAVGFSQADSSRLQKSGVPVAGDTLTIHYNPAGGPLAGKDHIRGMVYTFNNYKWGLDDVNLQLHNGVYDAKYYVPENCAFVAFKFYVEQDGQIAAYDNNNDLGFVETTLNKQGMALPGGALAWGTFRKPSFGHAPQGYFEKFNIGDEALEMWIRKEMKNYGQNMPYYFGVYKDMLKLTLGDEYNEKIERNLVRLAGLPNIDESNYAQIYSAFKIDLKDERKADSVKAVILAKYPHGQMARQLEFNEAVNNKDNDEKLAKLDKFLKDFPIADMQKDSSADQRFMYYTTFRELATGYVAAAKINQLMALLPQMDFATLVEVYRWNVERHLMMNSMPLDSVYPLGKAIITEALTKVHDGSYNEALRFTPQQADEFAQTQMDKKLGMHARLLDKMGRYDEALTYIRMISPEFLYTSAKLNDAHIDILEHTGNGAQVDAVLETGVSKNAATPAMIERLKKEYVAKNGKEDGFDAYMEGLKPAADMEKFRAEVRAGLMNVKYTPFKLKDLAGKVVNSADFKDKIVVIDFWATWCTPCKAAFPGMQMVVDKYAKDKNIAFYFIATQAASDKYKEDIKSYISKSGYRFNVLLDDISNKGTQDKVFRTISPIFKSSGIPRKIIVKNGVIRWSSEGYGGSASKLVDELTYVIDLLKNEN